The sequence AGCACGAGACCTTCGGAGGGTGATCCCGAGATGTTGCCTGAAGAACCTTGGGTTGTTACCGACAACGCCTGGGTCGAGAACTTTCGCTCCTGATCGATGGACGAGCCCGCGCCCGCGCCCGCGGGCTTAACGCCTTGGCCCAATCGGCGATGGCCTTGTAACCGCGTGCCCCGCACAGCACTGCCGCGGTGGCGATGGCCAGCACGCTCGCCAGCGGGTGGCGCCGGCCTTGAGCCCGACGTGGATC is a genomic window of Gammaproteobacteria bacterium containing:
- a CDS encoding transposase family protein → DPRRAQGRRHPLASVLAIATAAVLCGARGYKAIADWAKALSPRARARARPSIRSESSRPRRCR